The Gammaproteobacteria bacterium DNA segment TGCAAATACCGGTCGTAAGTGTAGCGATACGTGCCGGCCGTGGTTCTCGACGCGGTCAGCGTCTCGTCCAGCCTTTCCAGTCCACCTTCGCGCAACTGTTCAACAAGGCGTTCGCCGGTCTCGGCCAGACGTTCAAATTCGATCATCTTGAGGATTCCCCCGTAAGGCGTGTCGGCGCTGTCGTAGCGCGGCTTATTTGTCGTTATCGTTCAAGAACTGCCACGCCCTCATTCTAGCGCGCGCCCCAAAGCTTGCCTATCGTTTGTACCGTTTCCGCGTGTTCTGGAGGCGGGGAAATCTAGACTAAGGGAATTCGAGAACAGCAAGAGCAGGTTGCGGATGACGATATACGCGCTACTCCTCGACTGCATGCCTTACTGCAATGATTTGTAGACTCGGAGTTTTAAACCACGGATATCAAAACAGGATACCGATACCGAACCCGAAATTGACGCCGGAATCGCGCCGCGCCGCGTCGCTTTCCTCAGGCCAGAGATAAATCCGGTCGGCTTGGACCACGGGATAGGTGTAATCCGCCTCGCCAATCGCACCCTTTTGCGTTTCGTTCAGGGCGCCTTTTATCGTCACCAGGCGTCCCTGGCCGTAGTCCACCGTCTCCAGATAACCCTTTTCCATGGTCAGAAAGCGGCCGGTGGGTTGCGCCGACGTATCGGGACGCTGGCTGCCGTCAAGAGGATAGCCCAGCACCTCCAGCCGCGTGGAATTTTCAAGATTGGTGCTGTTGACGATCGTGCCGCCCCACAGCACCTGATCACCGCGCAATACATCCATCTCGACGCTCGCCTGGCTTGGAGTGACGGTCTGG contains these protein-coding regions:
- a CDS encoding Slp family lipoprotein, which codes for MAKTHRFSSLACALLLAACASGPGISTDGANQTVTPSQASVEMDVLRGDQVLWGGTIVNSTNLENSTRLEVLGYPLDGSQRPDTSAQPTGRFLTMEKGYLETVDYGQGRLVTIKGALNETQKGAIGEADYTYPVVQADRIYLWPEESDAARRDSGVNFGFGIGILF